One window of the Archangium primigenium genome contains the following:
- a CDS encoding histone H1-like repetitive region-containing protein, with protein sequence MHEWLEGLQKSAVKTSAGVGQEDVRRAETEQGLPVPEALATLWRTFDGGTFQGDVVLFPLRDTEGGAGRSRVGLEGLAATGLWHIGTKGAHRHLFAARKSALPAQAEQPLPGWAEPLSDEDWLFGTWEGQGNVLRLYRSLQAMLEVLVPPKEVEEFGDRTYAQALSMVEGTLNDLSVEYEEGDTSPAPARDADEDAEDEEDEEDEEAAQAELDEDLEEDEADEQVTTAAQSEDEAEAVVSDDEDEAEDGEAADPESDAALRQPVVAAARRRVVKFQKTEPAPALDEDEDEDEDEAPAPAAAKSSAKKAPAKKVSAQKAPAAKKAPAKKGASTKAAAKNAPAKKAPATKKSAAKKAPAKKGASTKAAAKKAPAKKGASTKAAAKKAPAKKAPATKKSAAKKAPAKKGAAKKGASKQSPAKKAPATKKSAAKKGAAGRSRR encoded by the coding sequence ATGCACGAGTGGCTGGAGGGTCTTCAGAAGTCGGCGGTCAAGACGTCGGCTGGAGTGGGCCAGGAGGATGTGCGGAGGGCGGAGACGGAACAGGGCTTGCCGGTTCCCGAGGCGCTCGCCACCCTCTGGCGCACGTTCGACGGGGGCACCTTCCAGGGTGACGTCGTGCTCTTCCCCCTGCGGGACACCGAGGGGGGCGCGGGGCGGTCGCGGGTCGGACTCGAGGGGCTGGCCGCCACGGGGCTCTGGCACATCGGGACCAAGGGCGCCCACCGGCACCTGTTCGCCGCGCGCAAGTCCGCCTTGCCGGCCCAGGCCGAGCAGCCCCTGCCGGGCTGGGCCGAGCCGCTCTCGGACGAGGACTGGCTCTTCGGCACCTGGGAGGGCCAGGGGAATGTGCTGCGCCTGTACCGCTCGCTCCAGGCGATGCTGGAGGTGCTCGTGCCGCCCAAGGAGGTGGAGGAGTTCGGTGACCGCACCTACGCCCAGGCCCTCTCCATGGTGGAGGGCACCTTGAACGACCTGTCCGTGGAGTACGAGGAGGGCGACACCTCTCCGGCCCCCGCCCGTGACGCGGACGAGGACGCGGAGGACGAAGAGGACGAGGAGGACGAAGAGGCGGCCCAGGCCGAACTCGACGAGGACCTGGAGGAGGACGAGGCCGACGAGCAGGTCACGACCGCCGCCCAGTCGGAGGACGAGGCCGAGGCGGTCGTGTCCGACGACGAGGACGAGGCCGAGGACGGTGAGGCGGCGGATCCGGAGTCCGACGCGGCCCTGCGTCAGCCCGTGGTGGCCGCGGCCAGGCGCCGCGTGGTGAAGTTCCAGAAGACGGAACCGGCGCCCGCGCTGGACGAGGACGAGGACGAGGACGAGGACGAGGCGCCCGCACCGGCCGCCGCGAAGTCGTCCGCGAAGAAGGCTCCGGCCAAGAAGGTGTCCGCCCAGAAGGCCCCGGCCGCGAAGAAGGCTCCGGCCAAGAAGGGTGCGAGCACGAAGGCCGCGGCGAAGAATGCTCCAGCGAAGAAGGCTCCCGCCACGAAGAAGAGCGCGGCGAAGAAGGCTCCGGCCAAGAAGGGTGCGAGCACGAAGGCCGCGGCGAAGAAGGCTCCGGCCAAGAAGGGTGCGAGCACGAAGGCCGCGGCGAAGAAGGCTCCGGCGAAGAAGGCTCCCGCCACGAAGAAGAGCGCGGCGAAGAAGGCTCCGGCCAAGAAGGGCGCGGCCAAGAAGGGGGCGAGCAAGCAGAGCCCCGCGAAGAAGGCTCCCGCCACGAAGAAGAGCGCGGCGAAGAAGGGCGCGGCCGGGCGGAGCCGACGCTGA